In a single window of the Pseudomonas sp. B21-015 genome:
- the eboE gene encoding metabolite traffic protein EboE: MSAGTGWAAAQVGYCSNVHPTRDLAGLRSSIEQHFQGVRTLRGLDEQDSGLWISALAAAELQQPSARADFLDLLQRSGLRLTSLNGFPYGQFHQGAVKAEVYLPSWAESERLAYSLNLARILADALPPDCPQGVISTVPLGYAANWNPQLQQRAEHLLRQLTASLARLHLETGKKIVFCLEMEPDCVLENTDQAIAFFHRWQATDPHHDYLALCFDVCHQAVVFEHCYQSLEKLRQARVPVGKIQLSNALICRLPAENDNRREHVLKTLSDFAETTYLHQVKARDAQERLSGWADLPAALEDCANNLGQYPELRIHFHIPLFSEHLLLPELSGSQIALSQTFDFLADHGDFRPVLEVETYSWGVLPAQLRPTTEHAQLQGIVAELHWVEDQLRQRKLLQPQSWEAYADAL, encoded by the coding sequence GGGCTGCCGCGCAGGTCGGTTATTGCAGCAATGTGCACCCGACCCGTGACCTGGCGGGGCTACGGTCATCCATCGAACAGCATTTTCAGGGCGTGCGAACACTGCGCGGGCTGGACGAGCAGGACAGTGGACTGTGGATCAGCGCCCTCGCCGCGGCCGAATTACAGCAGCCATCGGCTCGCGCGGACTTCCTGGACCTGCTGCAACGCAGCGGGCTGCGCCTGACCTCCCTTAACGGCTTTCCCTACGGCCAGTTTCATCAGGGCGCGGTGAAAGCCGAGGTTTATTTGCCGAGTTGGGCCGAGTCTGAACGGCTGGCGTACAGCCTGAATCTGGCGCGGATCCTCGCCGATGCCCTGCCGCCGGACTGTCCCCAGGGTGTAATTTCCACCGTGCCGCTGGGCTACGCCGCCAACTGGAACCCGCAGTTACAGCAGCGTGCCGAGCATCTGTTGCGCCAACTCACCGCTTCGCTGGCCAGGCTGCACCTGGAGACAGGCAAGAAGATCGTGTTCTGCCTGGAGATGGAGCCGGACTGCGTGCTGGAAAACACCGACCAGGCCATCGCCTTCTTCCACCGCTGGCAAGCCACGGACCCGCACCATGACTATTTGGCGTTGTGTTTTGATGTTTGCCACCAGGCCGTGGTCTTCGAGCACTGCTATCAGTCGCTGGAAAAGCTGCGTCAGGCCCGAGTGCCCGTCGGCAAGATTCAGCTGTCCAACGCGCTGATTTGTCGCCTGCCCGCTGAAAACGACAACCGACGCGAACACGTCCTCAAAACCTTGAGCGACTTCGCCGAAACCACCTACCTGCATCAAGTCAAAGCCCGTGATGCGCAGGAGCGGTTATCGGGTTGGGCCGACCTTCCCGCAGCGCTAGAGGATTGCGCAAACAACCTGGGGCAATACCCCGAACTGCGGATTCATTTCCACATTCCGCTGTTCAGCGAACACTTGCTGCTGCCGGAGCTCAGCGGCAGCCAGATCGCCCTGTCGCAGACCTTCGACTTTCTCGCAGACCATGGGGATTTTCGTCCTGTGCTGGAAGTGGAAACCTACAGCTGGGGTGTCCTGCCCGCCCAACTGCGGCCCACTACCGAGCACGCCCAACTCCAGGGAATCGTTGCGGAACTGCACTGGGTAGAAGACCAATTGCGGCAGCGAAAATTGCTGCAACCCCAATCGTGGGAGGCGTACGCCGATGCCCTCTGA